The following proteins are encoded in a genomic region of Fusarium keratoplasticum isolate Fu6.1 chromosome 9, whole genome shotgun sequence:
- a CDS encoding DAO domain-containing protein yields MDGKRNIVVVGGGIIGCTTAYYLTRHPKFNPALHTVTLLEAAPSVAPGASGKAGGLLALWAYPACLVPLSYRLHAELAAEHDGPRRWGYRRLGCGSFDAVVSRDRIKAMQQVSEDGKTWEKLPKQNGAAKDLLEAGSIPEDLDWVDHDIIDNWSEMGSPGATETAQVHPLHFTTAIAELAQQAGTRIHTNAKVTKVNSSKAGVESVEYLDRETDEKKTIEGVTDIVVAAGPWTSKVLPRAKIESLRAHSVVYDVEVSPYAIFTDIELPPDFVPEHRAKMGQKRRHKGRVDPEIYARPFGEAYACGEPDTNVPLPETADQVECDEAQCDDIISYLGTISPILAAAPIKAKQACYLPRHIRFGQESGPLLGRTTVPGLFVAAGHTCWGIQNGPGTGKLMSEFVFDGAAKSANVDKLDPRKFKV; encoded by the exons ATGGACGGGAAGCGGAAtattgtcgtcgtcg GAGGCGGCATCATTGGCTGCACAACAGCCTACTACCTCACCCGCCATCCCAAGTTCAACCCGGCCCTGCACACCGTCACCCTCCTCGAGGCCGCGCCCTCTGTCGCCCCCGGCGCCTCGGGCAAGGCTGGCggcctcctcgccctctggGCCTACCCGGCATGCCTGGTCCCGCTCTCATACCGCCTGCACGCCGAGCTAGCTGCCGAGCATGACGGGCCCCGGAGATGGGGCTACCGACGTCTCGGATGCGGGAGCTTTGACGCTGTCGTGTCGCGGGACCGCATCAAGGCTATGCAGCAGGTTAGTGAGGATGGAAAGACTTGGGAGAAGCTTCCCAAGCAGAATGGCGCCGCAAAGGATCTTCTCGAGGCTGGCAGTATACCTGAGGACCTTGACTGGGTCGACCACGACATAATCGACAACTGGTCTGAGATGGGTTCGCCTGGTGCCACCGAGACAGCCCAGGTGCATCCTCTTCACTTCACAACAGCCATAGCTGAGCTCGCTCAGCAAGCCGGCACAAGAATACACACCAATGCCAAGGTGACAAAGGTAAATTCCTCCAAGGCTGGCGTCGAGAGTGTCGAGTACCTGGACCGCGAGAcggatgagaagaagacgattgAGGGCGTGACCGACATAGTCGTAGCTGCGGGGCCGTGGACATCAAAGGTGCTGCCTCGTGCCAAGATCGAGAGTTTACGGGCTCATAGTGTCGTGTACGATGTTGAAGTCAGCCCTTACGCCATCTTTACAGATATCGAGCTGCCGCCGGACTTTGTCCCTGAGCATCGCGCCAAGATggggcagaagaggaggcacAAGGGCCGTGTTGATCCTGAGATCTATGCAAGGCCGTTTGGCGAGGCGTATGCTTGTG GTGAGCCCGATACCAACGTCCCCCTCCCAGAGACGGCAGACCAGGTAGAGTGCGACGAAGCCCAATgcgacgacatcatctcgTACCTCGGCACCATCAGCCCCATCCTAGCCGCTGCGCCCATTAAGGCCAAGCAGGCCTGCTACCTCCCGCGGCACATAAGGTTCGGCCAGGAGAGCGGCCCGCTGCTCGGCAGGACTACGGTGCCGGGATTGTTTGTCGCGGCTGGCCACACGTGCTGGGGCATCCAGAACGGGCCGGGGACGGGCAAGCTCATGTCCGAGTTTGTGTTTGACGGGGCGGCAAAGAGTGCCAACGTCGACAAGCTGGATCCTAGAAAGTTCAAGGTTTGA
- a CDS encoding Glutathione peroxidase: MRGLNKPTIRTSICSPPLSPLNNNIKRAAFFRLGHRKFPSVAAFSTSIPRSLPSSNMASATSFYDFKPLDKRGQEVPLADYKGKVVLIVNTASKCGFTPQYAGLEKLWTDIKAKHPDDFVILGFPCNQFGAQEPGSDEEIQSFCQVNYGVTFPIMQKTEVNGDGTNPLWAWLKEQQPGLLGLKRVKWNFEKFLVGRDGTVKGRWASTTKPESLEKPILDALAEEVKA; encoded by the exons ATGCGCGGGCTTAATAAACCCACTATCCGAACCTCGATCTGTTCCCCACCACTTTCAcctctcaacaacaacatcaaaaGAGCTGCATTTTTCCGTCTTGGCCATCGCAAGTTTCCATCAGTTGCTGCATTTTCCACCTCTATTCCTCGATCTCTTCCATCCTCAAACATGGCTTCCGCTACCAGCTTCTACGACTTTAAGCCGCTTGACA AGCGCGGCCAAGAGGTCCCCCTGGCCGActacaagggcaaggtcgtcctcatcgtcaacacGGCCTCCAAGTGCGGCTTCACCCCTCAGTACGCcggcctggagaagctctggaCCGACATCAAGGCGAAGCACCCGGACGACTTTGTCATCCTCGGCTTCCCCTGCAACCAGTTCGGCGCCCAGGAGCCCGGGTCTGACGAGGAGATCCAGAGCTTCTGCCAGGTCAACTACGGCGTCACCTTCCCCATCATGCAAAAGACCGAGGTCAACGGCGACGGCACCAACCCTCTCTGGGCCTggctcaaggagcagcagcccGGCCTCCTGGGCCTCAAGCGCGTCAAGTGGAACTTTGAAAAGTTCCTCGTCGGACGCGACGGAACGGTCAAGGGCCGCTGGgccagcaccaccaagcccGAGTCTCTCGAGAAGCCCATCCTCGACGCTCTCgctgaggaggtcaaggcttGA
- a CDS encoding Nucleolar protein 16 produces the protein MGRELQKKKRRSGRQPIRQSNRTKKILNPRGNDAIAKNWNKNETLAQNYRRLGLLARLKAPTGGTEKLLGATTTRTSSKDPFGIATVENAIVSEARVERDADGKIVRILGQAKPNPLHDPLNDLDRDSDDEEPAEEWGGIEDDADATDVVKSLIEESRAPVEKKPRHQSSREKEWLDKLVAKYGDDTAAMAKDRKLNPMQQTAADIAKRIRKLNKA, from the exons ATGGGTCGCGAACTccaaaagaagaagcgcagATCGGGTCGCCAACCCATCCGCCAGTCAAACAGGACCAAGAAGATCCTCAACCCCCGCGGCAACGACGCCATCGCAAAGAACTG GAACAAGAATGAGACTCTGGCACAAAACTACCGACGTCTTGGTCTTCTAGCCCGTCTCAAGGCCCCCACCGGCGGCACGGAGAAGCTCCTCGGCGCCACGACGACTCGCACCTCTTCCAAAGACCCCTTCGGCATCGCAACCGTTGAGAACGCCATCGTCTCCGAGGCACGAGTCGAGCGCGACGCCGACGGAAAGATTGTTCGAATCCTGGGTCAGGCGAAGCCTAACCCTCTCCACGATCCTCTGAACGACCTCGACCgcgacagcgacgacgaggagcctGCTGAGGAGTGGGGTGGCATTGAGGACGATGCTGATGCTACCGACGTTGTCAAGTCTCTGATTGAGGAGAGCAGGGCCCccgtggagaagaagcctcgACATCAGAGCAGTCGTGAGAAGGAGTGGCTGGACAAACTGGTGGCCAAGTACGGCGACGACACggctgccatggccaaggaccGAAAATTGAACCCCATGCAGCAGACGGCGGCCGATATCGCCAAGCGAATCCGCAAGTTGAACAAGGCAtag